The Candidatus Zixiibacteriota bacterium genome segment TATTATGAGCAATATATCGGGCTTAGAGATACCCTTACTCAAAAAGAAAGTTTAATGTTAAAACATTCCGATTCCGGCGGAATGATTTGGCTGGGAATTAACCCTCAATGTGAAAATATGGTAATATTTTATGATTTTTTTCAGGATTGTTCCTGCGGCTCCGACGCATTTGTCCTCTGGCGTTATAATCCCGATATTAACGGGCTTTTACGTCTGGTAAACCGCCGCAAAATGACATGGAATCTCTATTATTTATTTCTTCAGGAAAATTATAAGCAAATGCCGGATAATAACATGGAAACGTAGGACTTTTATCCCCAGGGAGTTTCACGGATCAATCAATTTTCAGAAGGAGGTATTGGATGTTTAAAAAAACCATCAACATTCTTGCGGTGATTTTACTTCTGGCAATTTTTGTACTCCCGTTTACGGGACACAGCGGTCCGCCGCCCGATACCATATTAAATGCCAGCTGGATGTGCAGTCAGTGTATATCCGGCGATAGCTGGTGGTGTGCGGGATGTTTGGGCATGTCGCAACAGGAGTACAGAGCATACGTGTTTGATTACTGATTCTCTGACGGAAAGGGAGGCAAATTGAAGGCTTGTCAATATGCCTCCCTGAAATAACTTTATCGGGATTTATACTGTATGGCAAGAAGGGGTTTCGGCCTTATCATTTTGGGATTATTATATATCGCAATAATGAATTATGAGGCAATGGCCAATGGCAACGATGAGGCCCATCGCTTATATAAAAACGGCGTGTTTCAATTCATGAATGGGAAATATGATCTTTCCTGTCAACTGTTCAAAGAGGCAATTAGCGCCGATTCAACAAATGCCTATGCCTATAATGCACTGGGTATGGTATTTTTCAAATTCCGGGATTACATTGGAGCTGAGAAATATTTTGAGACGGCAATAAAATTGGATTCACAATTGGCTTTGGCCTGGTATAATCTGGGAAACGCGCATTATTATACGCCGGACCATGATAATTCATTGACCTCAAAGGCAATTGAATATTGGACCAAGGTACTTGATATTGAACCGGAAGGACCGCTTGTAAAGCAGGCGTATAACAACATCGGAAACGCCAATCTTAATCTGGGATTTCCGGAAAATGCGGTCATGGCCTTTCAAAACGCATTGAAAATCGACTCGGTCTTCACCGAGGCTCGATTCGGCCTGGCCCAATCCTATGAAGCCATGGGACAGCTTGAAAAGGCAACGGGAGAATATCAAAAGATTCTGATAAAAAACCCCATGCATGCGCCATCATATAATGCGCTGGGTAATATATTTTATGCCCGGGGCAATATAATATCAGCAATAAATTCATACCTTCAAGTCATAAATGTTGACTCATCGGACTGTCATGGGTATCGGATACTTGTAACAGTCCTGGATGTATTTATTGATAATTTGCAGGCAACCAGAGATAAGGCTTTTATTCAGGCACGATATATAAATCGCTATCGAGATTACAATATCTTTGGCGGTCGAACCCAATTTGCCAGTCAAACGGAACTTGACTCAGCTTTAAATCTATACAGATCCGCCAAGAAAGACCAGATTCTGCAGTTGTTCCATAAATACCGCGATGATTTTTTCCAACCCGGCCGGATCGGCGAAAGGCTTAAGGGTTGTTTGGATAATATTCGATTGGATCCCAATTCTGCAGATGCGTACTACAGGTATGTTAAAAACCTTGATGCCCTTTGCCTGTCAGCTTTCGCAATCCGCTTAGATGTGATTGCCAAAGCGAAAAAGCAATTTTTATCGTGTAACATTCCAAATCGCGAAAACCAATCGCGGAATTCATTATTGGCATTTATTCGTCTCCGAAACGGTAATTTTTAAATGTTTACAATGTTACAGATTATCCGCTTTCCGGTTTAATACCATCCCCCAAAATCCATACCATTGTTGTATTCAATTCCATAGAGATTTTATATCAGGGAATGCATCACTTTTCCCTTGCAAGCGCTTAAATGACCACCCTGAAGGCCAAAGGTAAATTGATTTGTCCAGATTTGACTTGACAAATGTTTTTTGCGGGGTTAATTTAATATGGCAGGGTGTTTTTGGATTCACATATGATTATGTAACCACTCCCCAGCCCGACATCGGGAGATTTTTAAGGAAAGACATACTGAATCGACAGCAATAAATCGACCCTGTTCGATCATTACAGGAGAAATTAACAGCGATTTTCAATTAACCGCATAAAAACGAGGACCATCTAACACGGAGGTGATTATGTTCGGGATACGTAAAACCGGAGGCCGCCTGGGATTACTGGTTATCCTGTCGCTATTAATCTGCTTTTCGGCCGCGGCCCTGGACGACCTGTGCGGGGATATCAACGGCAACGGCCAGATCGATATTCTCGACGGGACTTACCTGATTATCTATCTCTACCGGGGCGGACCGGCCCCTCCCAACCCGCTGATGGCCGATCTGGATGGGTCGGGGAATATCAATATTCTCGACGTGACCTTCCTGATCAACTGGCTGTACAAAGGCGGTCCGGGACCGAATTGCGGAGATCTCGACCATCAGGATATCCGGGGCGAATGTTTGCGCTACGATCCCCCGCCCGACAGCGCCGACTACATGGTGACCGAAGTGATCGGCAATGACCTGTATATTTATCATTTCAACGCCTACTACAACTGCTGTCTGGCCTATGTGGTCGATTACGAGATAGAGGATTATAATATCACGGCGGTGGAATCGGATACCGGGGCCCCCTGCGACTGCATCTGCTATTTCGATCTGAAAACGATTTTATACGATCTGGACGACGGCGAATATGTCGTCAGGCTGATCGGCATTGAAGGCGACACGGTCGGGGTGGATACCGTCACGGTTAATGGCCAGATGGGGGTTGTCGGCTATGACGGCGGTTTTTGTTATGACAGCGGCCTTCAGGAAAAGCTTTCATCGATCATTTATGTCTACAGCGGCGGGATATTGACGATGCAACATCTTCAGGCTTGGTTTAATTGCGTGGCCAATATAATCATGAAATTCGAGATAGCCGGTGATACGCTTCGATTTTATGAGATCAATATTTCCCGCGAGGCGGTCTGGTGTATGTGTTATTACGACCTGTCGGTTATGGTAAATGGAATCCCGCCGGGAACTTACGTGGCCGAGGTCTATGAGCAGCAGTATTATTGGGAGGATTTTCAACTGGTTGACAGACGGGAATTGTTCCTGGAATAAAAAATTCGACGGCCCCCTGTTTGACTTTAAAAAGCCCGAGAATGTTCGGGCTTTTTTAATATACACCGGCAATCGAACTCAAAATGCCAGGGTTTTGTCACCATTTTTTGTCTTTTTTTATTCTTGTAAAAATATATATATCCATTATATTGAATTGATTGGATAATGGGCTTACGGTTACATACCCGGAACTGCTTTTTTAACAATGATTTGCTGGGGAAATAAATAAACTAATCACATATATTCGAGAGAGAGGCCTCAATGCGTCAACTATTGCTATCGGTGGCAATTCTGCTTGTTTTCGCAGTCTCTTTGGCCTATGGCGAAAGAGTCGAATTGGGTTCCGAAAGCGGGTATACTCAAGCCACGGTCCTGGAGTCGAATGACTCCCGGATAGTGGTCGAATTCAATATCAATGCTTTCGATAAGAATCCGGTGGAAATCAACGGTGAAAAATATTTCGAGATTTCCTGCGACAGAGAAAATATTCTCCTCAATGAAGGCGAGCCGGCTCTTCCCCGTCTCTGCCGGAGTATCATTATTCCCGATGATGCCAGAATGGAGATTAAAATATTGTCGGCGGAATATACCGATTATCCGGAAACTCCGGTGATTCCTTCCAAAGGGAATCTTCCGAGAACCGTTAATCCCGAGGATATTCCTTATACTTTCGGGGATATTTATGGCGGTTCAGAATGGTATCCCGGTGAGTTGGCCACGATTCGCGAGCCGTATATTCTGCGGGATTATCGCGGAACGGTTATCGAATTCAATGGATTTCAGTACAATCCCGGTTCCAAAACGCTCCGGGTTTACAAATCGGTCATGGTCGAGATAGCCAATGTCGGGCTGGATGATGTCAATATCCTGCAGAGATCCAAAAACCGGATCGACCTGGTCCGTGATTTCGAAACCATCTATGAACGGCGTTTTCTGAACTATGACTATGTTCAGGGTAAGTATACCCCGGTTCAGGAATCGGGCGATATGCTGATTATCGCCAACAGCGCCTTTTACGACGCCATGCTGCCGCTGGTCGAATGGAAAAGACAGAAAGGTATAAAGACGACCCTGGTCAATGTCTCGACTATCGGTAACGACAGCACCTCCATTAAGAATTATATTAAGTCGGTATATGATATCGACTCGGCCCTGGCCTGGGTATTACTGGTGGGTGATGAAACGCAGGTTCGTTCGTTGCGTTCTGGCGGCGGCGGGTCCGATCCCCGTTATGCCCTGGTCAAAGGATCTGATAATTACCCTGATATTTTTGTCGGCCGTTTTTCGGCCGAGAATGTTACCCAGGTCGAAACCCAGGTGACCCGGACACTGACATACGAGATGAATCCGCCCGGAAGCGGCTGGTTCCATATGGCTACCGGGGTGGCCTCTAATCTGGGACCGGGACACGATGGCGGCGAATATGACAATGTTCATATGGGCTATATTCGCGATGACCTGCTGGGCTACAATTATACCCTGGTTGATGAAATCTACGATCCATCCGCTTCGGCCGCCATGGTTACCGCGGCATTGAACAGCGGGCGCAGTTTTGTCAACTACTGCGGTCACGGCGGTACGACATCCTGGACAACAACCGGTTTTTCAAACAGTAATGTCAATGCTTTGACCAATGATAACATGACGCCTTTCGTTTTTTCCGTGGCTTGCCTTAACGGCAATTTCACGAGTTCAACCTGTTTTGGCGAAGCCTGGCTTCGGGCTACCAACAACGGGGTTCCCACCGGCGCTATCGCGGCCTATATGTCATCCATCAACCAGGATTGGAACCCGCCGATGGATGCCCAGGATGAGGCGACCGATCTTCTTTGCGCCGAGGATATGCTG includes the following:
- a CDS encoding tetratricopeptide repeat protein → MARRGFGLIILGLLYIAIMNYEAMANGNDEAHRLYKNGVFQFMNGKYDLSCQLFKEAISADSTNAYAYNALGMVFFKFRDYIGAEKYFETAIKLDSQLALAWYNLGNAHYYTPDHDNSLTSKAIEYWTKVLDIEPEGPLVKQAYNNIGNANLNLGFPENAVMAFQNALKIDSVFTEARFGLAQSYEAMGQLEKATGEYQKILIKNPMHAPSYNALGNIFYARGNIISAINSYLQVINVDSSDCHGYRILVTVLDVFIDNLQATRDKAFIQARYINRYRDYNIFGGRTQFASQTELDSALNLYRSAKKDQILQLFHKYRDDFFQPGRIGERLKGCLDNIRLDPNSADAYYRYVKNLDALCLSAFAIRLDVIAKAKKQFLSCNIPNRENQSRNSLLAFIRLRNGNF